One genomic window of Streptomyces sp. WP-1 includes the following:
- a CDS encoding sensor histidine kinase — MSGWRRVRCRARAWQAARLEWKADLERWKAENERFKADARAARKRGEAPAVSDPGPPPSGFALLPWLLMGMGAFANLLQGRTPNPLIGGLGLFAFNSLYIYVTFRSFDRARREEPRTRVALLLMGLLTTGLALGYGGNWLMFFPLLGLAAGAALRGPWLGRSGILLAVYAAALSGVHGDWSDATNIGYATFLSTMVTAAILGLSEAVRELRAAREELARRAVEKERLRFSRDLHDLLGHTLSVIVVKSEAARRLAPRDMDAALGQITDIESVGRQALTEIREAVTGYREGSLATELDRARSALTAAGVEPVFRRSGTPLAPQTEALLGWVVREAVTNVIRHSDASRCEIAVTSAAERVRLTVTDDGSGTPAGRPAPGIGGTGLTGLTERLAAAGGSLTAGEAARGGFTVTAELPLVAEEPAAAGVAAPDPS; from the coding sequence ATGTCGGGATGGCGGAGGGTGCGGTGCCGGGCGCGGGCCTGGCAGGCGGCGCGGCTGGAGTGGAAGGCGGATCTGGAGCGCTGGAAGGCGGAGAACGAGCGGTTCAAGGCCGACGCGCGGGCCGCCCGGAAGCGGGGCGAGGCACCGGCCGTCAGCGATCCCGGGCCGCCGCCCAGCGGCTTCGCGCTGCTGCCCTGGCTGCTGATGGGGATGGGGGCCTTCGCCAATCTGCTCCAGGGGCGGACCCCGAACCCGCTGATCGGCGGGCTGGGCCTGTTCGCCTTCAACTCCCTGTACATCTACGTCACCTTCCGCTCCTTCGACCGGGCCAGGCGCGAGGAGCCGCGCACCCGGGTGGCGCTGCTGCTGATGGGCCTGCTGACCACGGGCCTGGCGCTCGGCTACGGCGGCAACTGGCTGATGTTCTTCCCGCTGCTGGGCCTGGCCGCGGGGGCCGCGCTGCGCGGACCGTGGCTGGGCCGCTCGGGGATCCTGCTGGCGGTCTACGCGGCCGCGCTGTCCGGGGTGCACGGCGACTGGTCGGACGCGACGAACATCGGGTACGCCACGTTCCTGTCCACCATGGTGACCGCCGCGATCCTCGGACTGTCCGAGGCGGTACGGGAGTTGCGCGCCGCCCGTGAGGAACTGGCCCGGCGCGCGGTGGAGAAGGAGCGGCTGCGCTTCTCCCGCGATCTGCACGATCTGCTGGGCCACACCCTGTCGGTGATCGTGGTGAAGTCGGAGGCGGCCCGGCGGCTGGCCCCGCGCGACATGGACGCGGCGCTGGGCCAGATCACGGACATCGAGTCGGTGGGCCGGCAGGCGCTCACCGAGATCCGGGAGGCGGTCACCGGCTATCGCGAGGGCAGCCTGGCGACCGAACTGGACCGCGCCCGCTCGGCGTTGACGGCGGCGGGCGTCGAGCCGGTCTTCCGCCGGTCCGGCACCCCTCTCGCGCCCCAGACGGAGGCCCTGCTGGGGTGGGTGGTCCGCGAGGCGGTCACCAATGTGATCCGGCACAGCGACGCGAGCCGCTGCGAGATCGCCGTGACCAGCGCCGCGGAACGCGTCCGGCTGACGGTCACCGACGACGGCTCCGGCACCCCGGCCGGCCGCCCCGCCCCGGGCATCGGGGGCACCGGCCTCACGGGCCTCACCGAACGCCTGGCCGCCGCGGGTGGCTCCCTCACGGCGGGAGAGGCGGCACGCGGCGGCTTCACGGTGACGGCGGAACTCCCGCTGGTGGCCGAGGAACCGGCGGCGGCCGGGGTGGCGGCGCCGGATCCCTCGTGA
- a CDS encoding ABC transporter permease, which yields MLTYVRLEIRRTLRDLGFVIGGIAMPVMMYLLFTNVGENSGTWRTAAMIGMAAYGAVGSALNTGGAVAEDRAVGWLRQLRVTPMTPREVVAGRTLTGVVTVLPSIVAVLAAGGLVDGVRLAVWQWAAVALLLWLGSVPFTLLGLGNGYRLTGPATGVANMTCNLGLAVLGGLWFPTTLFPGWLRSVSVYTPTNRFAQLGGAVAEGHAPGAGAIIVLTGWLLVFGSYAVLSYRRGAGSV from the coding sequence ATGCTCACCTATGTCCGGCTGGAGATCCGTCGCACCCTGCGCGACCTGGGATTCGTGATCGGCGGGATCGCGATGCCCGTCATGATGTACCTGCTGTTCACCAACGTCGGCGAGAACAGCGGTACTTGGCGGACCGCGGCGATGATCGGCATGGCGGCGTACGGCGCCGTCGGCTCCGCCCTGAACACCGGCGGCGCGGTCGCCGAGGACCGCGCGGTGGGCTGGCTGCGGCAGCTGCGGGTGACGCCGATGACCCCGCGCGAGGTGGTGGCCGGGCGGACGCTGACCGGTGTGGTGACGGTGCTGCCCTCGATCGTCGCCGTGCTGGCGGCGGGCGGCCTGGTCGACGGGGTGCGGCTCGCGGTGTGGCAGTGGGCGGCGGTCGCGCTGCTGCTGTGGCTGGGCTCGGTGCCGTTCACGCTGCTGGGCCTCGGCAACGGCTACCGGCTGACCGGTCCCGCCACGGGCGTGGCCAACATGACGTGCAATCTGGGCCTGGCCGTGCTGGGCGGGCTGTGGTTCCCGACCACGCTGTTCCCGGGGTGGCTGCGGTCGGTCTCGGTGTACACGCCGACCAACCGGTTCGCCCAGCTGGGCGGCGCGGTCGCGGAGGGACACGCCCCCGGCGCCGGTGCGATCATCGTGCTGACGGGCTGGCTGCTGGTGTTCGGATCGTACGCCGTGCTGTCGTACCGCCGTGGGGCGGGCTCCGTCTGA
- a CDS encoding ABC transporter ATP-binding protein — MTQRDEDTTAVSFTGAMRTFGSVRAVDGVDLRIGRGETVALLGRNGAGKSTTIGMLLGLYPPDAGRVELFGTEPERAVRAGRVGAMLQDARPVPRVTVGELVAFVASRYPAPMPVARALELAGIAALAGRRVDRLSGGQVQRVRFAVALAGDPSLLVLDEPTAALDVEARHAFWESMRGYARRGHTVLFSTHYLEEADSFADRIVVLDRGRIVADGTGEELRRAAGGSLVCVDLGDRTPDGLALLPGVRSLEVAGGRVRLRTDDSDATVIALAELGAVRRLEVAPASLDDAFLALTSSAASGQPPRGTGNRANGHDAPAPAPESAPPTPSSTAKAL, encoded by the coding sequence ATGACACAGAGGGACGAGGACACCACCGCCGTGTCCTTCACGGGGGCGATGCGGACCTTCGGGTCCGTGCGCGCCGTGGACGGGGTGGACCTGAGGATCGGGCGCGGCGAGACCGTGGCCCTGCTGGGCCGCAACGGCGCCGGCAAGTCGACCACCATCGGGATGCTGCTGGGGCTGTACCCGCCGGACGCCGGCCGGGTGGAGCTGTTCGGGACCGAGCCGGAGCGCGCGGTGCGGGCCGGCCGGGTGGGCGCGATGCTCCAGGACGCCCGGCCGGTGCCCCGGGTCACCGTGGGCGAACTGGTCGCCTTCGTGGCCTCGCGCTATCCGGCGCCGATGCCGGTGGCGCGGGCCCTGGAGCTGGCCGGGATCGCCGCGCTGGCCGGGCGCCGGGTGGACCGGCTGTCCGGCGGGCAGGTGCAGAGAGTGCGGTTCGCGGTGGCGCTGGCCGGCGATCCCTCGCTGCTGGTCCTCGACGAGCCGACGGCGGCGCTGGACGTGGAGGCGCGGCACGCGTTCTGGGAGTCGATGCGGGGGTACGCCCGGCGCGGGCACACCGTGCTCTTCTCCACCCACTACCTGGAGGAGGCGGACTCCTTCGCCGACCGGATCGTGGTGCTGGACCGGGGCCGGATCGTCGCGGACGGCACGGGCGAGGAGCTGCGGCGGGCCGCGGGCGGCAGCCTGGTCTGCGTGGACCTCGGGGACCGTACTCCGGACGGCCTGGCCCTGCTGCCCGGCGTCCGCTCCCTGGAGGTGGCCGGCGGCCGGGTCCGGCTGCGCACGGACGACTCCGACGCGACGGTGATCGCGCTGGCGGAGCTGGGCGCGGTCCGCCGCCTGGAGGTGGCCCCGGCGTCGCTGGACGACGCGTTCCTGGCCCTCACTTCATCGGCGGCCTCGGGGCAACCCCCCAGGGGCACGGGGAACCGCGCGAACGGCCACGACGCACCCGCACCCGCACCCGAAAGCGCGCCTCCCACCCCCTCGTCCACCGCGAAGGCCCTGTGA
- a CDS encoding MaoC/PaaZ C-terminal domain-containing protein, which produces MPIDAAKALAAGPRSGGITWTAKDVQLYHLGIGAGRPATDPDELRYTLESRLHVLPSFATVAGAGEPGVTGGLSMPGVDVDLARVLHGGQTLRVHRPIPVEGSATTTSRVAAVYDKGTAAVLVLRTEAGDAEGPLWTNDAQIFVRGEGGWGGDRGPSARLPEPGGEPDRTVERPVRPDQALLYRLSGDLNPLHADPEFAKLAGFDRPILHGLCTYGMTLKAVADTLLDGDVGRVRSYTTRFAGVVFPGETLRIRMWREAADRVRVAVAAVERDDAPVLADTVVEHS; this is translated from the coding sequence ATGCCCATCGACGCAGCCAAGGCCCTCGCCGCCGGACCCCGCTCGGGTGGGATCACCTGGACCGCGAAGGACGTCCAGCTCTACCACCTGGGCATCGGCGCGGGCCGCCCCGCCACCGACCCGGACGAGCTGCGCTACACGCTGGAGTCCCGGCTGCATGTGCTGCCGAGCTTCGCCACCGTCGCGGGCGCCGGCGAACCGGGGGTGACCGGCGGGCTGTCCATGCCGGGCGTCGACGTCGATCTCGCCAGGGTGCTGCACGGCGGGCAGACCCTGCGGGTGCACCGGCCGATCCCGGTCGAGGGCAGCGCCACGACCACCTCCCGCGTCGCGGCCGTGTACGACAAGGGCACGGCCGCCGTCCTGGTGCTGCGCACCGAAGCAGGCGACGCCGAGGGCCCGTTGTGGACCAACGACGCGCAGATCTTCGTCCGGGGCGAGGGCGGCTGGGGCGGCGACCGGGGCCCCTCGGCCCGTCTGCCGGAACCGGGCGGTGAGCCGGACCGGACCGTCGAGCGCCCGGTCCGCCCCGACCAGGCCCTGCTCTACCGGCTCTCCGGCGACCTCAACCCCCTGCACGCCGACCCCGAGTTCGCCAAGCTCGCCGGGTTCGACCGGCCCATCCTGCACGGGCTGTGCACCTACGGCATGACGCTCAAGGCCGTGGCCGACACCCTCCTCGACGGCGACGTGGGCCGGGTGCGGTCGTACACCACCCGGTTCGCGGGCGTCGTCTTCCCGGGCGAGACCCTGCGCATCCGCATGTGGCGCGAGGCGGCGGACCGGGTGCGGGTCGCCGTCGCCGCCGTCGAACGGGACGACGCGCCGGTGCTCGCGGACACCGTCGTCGAGCACTCCTGA
- a CDS encoding Zn-dependent alcohol dehydrogenase → MRAAVLHETGQDKLDVLDDIEAAGFGPGKVRIRVRATGLCHSDLSAMNGVLPQPAPFVPGHEGAGEVLEVGEDVRHLKPGDRVVVCWLPACGACPACRRGQTELCLAGFMNAGTPNFRRPGGDVFGFAGTGTFAEEVVLDAGCAVPLPDDVPYDIAALIGCGVTTGLGAALNTADLAAGSSVAVIGCGGVGISAIQGARLKGAAEIVAVDPVPARREAALGFGATRAVAPDGLAEARQQLTGGEGFDYVFEVVGRSATARTAYENTRRGGTLVVVGAGAMDDFLQLNMFELFFDEKRILPSLYGGGDVVRSYERAIALWRAGRIDLAGLITHRVPLAAINEALDQMRTGTALRTCVEI, encoded by the coding sequence ATGCGCGCAGCCGTACTGCACGAGACCGGCCAGGACAAGCTCGACGTCCTCGACGACATCGAGGCGGCCGGATTTGGCCCGGGCAAGGTCCGTATCAGGGTGCGGGCCACCGGGCTGTGCCACTCGGACCTGTCCGCGATGAACGGCGTACTGCCCCAGCCCGCACCGTTCGTACCGGGCCACGAGGGCGCGGGCGAGGTACTCGAAGTCGGTGAAGACGTACGGCACTTGAAGCCCGGCGACCGGGTGGTCGTCTGCTGGCTGCCCGCCTGCGGCGCCTGCCCGGCCTGCCGGCGCGGCCAGACCGAGCTGTGCCTGGCCGGGTTCATGAACGCGGGCACCCCCAACTTCCGCCGCCCCGGCGGCGACGTCTTCGGCTTCGCGGGCACCGGCACCTTCGCCGAGGAGGTCGTGCTGGACGCCGGGTGCGCCGTCCCGCTGCCCGACGACGTGCCGTACGACATCGCCGCGCTGATCGGCTGCGGTGTCACCACCGGACTCGGCGCCGCCCTCAACACCGCCGATCTCGCGGCCGGTTCCTCGGTCGCCGTCATCGGCTGCGGGGGCGTCGGCATCTCCGCGATCCAGGGGGCGCGGCTGAAGGGCGCCGCCGAGATCGTCGCCGTCGACCCGGTCCCGGCCCGCCGCGAGGCCGCCCTCGGATTCGGCGCCACCAGGGCCGTCGCACCCGACGGCCTTGCCGAGGCCAGGCAGCAGCTCACCGGCGGCGAGGGCTTCGACTACGTCTTCGAGGTCGTCGGCAGGTCCGCGACCGCCCGCACCGCCTACGAGAACACCCGGCGCGGCGGCACCCTCGTGGTGGTCGGCGCCGGGGCCATGGACGACTTCCTCCAGCTCAACATGTTCGAGCTGTTCTTCGACGAGAAGCGCATCCTGCCCTCCCTCTACGGCGGCGGGGACGTGGTCCGCTCCTACGAGCGCGCCATCGCCCTGTGGCGGGCCGGCCGCATCGACCTGGCCGGGCTGATCACCCACCGGGTCCCGCTCGCCGCGATCAACGAGGCACTGGACCAGATGCGTACCGGGACCGCCCTGCGTACGTGCGTCGAGATCTGA
- a CDS encoding 3-oxoacyl-ACP reductase, with the protein MTLPLQGLSAVVTGAGRGLGRVEALELARLGAAVVVNDHGRPGRDGTGEASAGPAEQVVAEIRDTLGGTALAHTGDVADSQQARELVELAIGEFGKLDILVNNAGILRDRMIFSMTEDEWDSVLRVHLKGHFNTTRFAAAHWRRRAKAAGEPVYGRIINTSSEAFLAGSAGQPNYAAAKGGIVGLTTSTALALAKYGVTANAICPRARTRMTEDVFAGLAAPAEGLDPLAPEHVAPLVGYLAAPAAARVNGQLLVVHGGMVAIVERPRVRERFDSKQETFTYDELDALLTPHYARRPPGETFAAAEVLALKRER; encoded by the coding sequence ATGACACTGCCACTTCAGGGGCTGTCCGCCGTCGTCACCGGGGCCGGGCGCGGGCTCGGCCGGGTCGAGGCCCTCGAACTCGCCCGCCTCGGCGCCGCCGTCGTCGTCAACGATCACGGCCGCCCGGGCCGGGACGGGACCGGGGAGGCCTCGGCCGGACCCGCCGAACAGGTCGTCGCCGAGATCCGCGACACCCTCGGCGGTACCGCCCTCGCCCACACCGGGGACGTCGCCGACTCGCAACAGGCCCGGGAACTGGTCGAGCTGGCGATCGGCGAGTTCGGCAAGCTGGACATCCTCGTCAACAACGCGGGCATCCTGCGCGACCGCATGATCTTCTCCATGACCGAGGACGAGTGGGACTCGGTGCTCCGCGTCCATCTCAAGGGGCACTTCAACACCACCCGCTTCGCCGCGGCGCACTGGCGCAGACGCGCCAAGGCCGCCGGGGAACCGGTCTACGGGCGGATCATCAACACCTCCTCGGAAGCCTTCCTCGCCGGATCCGCCGGACAGCCCAACTACGCCGCCGCCAAGGGCGGGATCGTCGGTCTCACCACCTCCACGGCCCTCGCCCTCGCCAAGTACGGCGTCACCGCCAACGCCATCTGCCCGCGCGCCCGCACCCGGATGACCGAGGACGTCTTCGCGGGCCTGGCGGCACCGGCCGAGGGCCTCGACCCGCTCGCCCCCGAGCATGTCGCCCCGCTCGTCGGCTACTTGGCCGCGCCGGCCGCCGCCCGCGTCAACGGACAGCTGCTCGTGGTGCACGGCGGCATGGTGGCGATCGTCGAACGGCCCCGGGTCCGGGAGCGGTTCGACAGCAAGCAGGAGACGTTCACGTACGACGAACTCGACGCGCTGCTCACCCCGCACTACGCGCGGCGACCGCCGGGGGAGACGTTCGCGGCGGCGGAGGTGCTGGCCCTCAAGCGCGAGCGGTAG
- a CDS encoding Nif3-like dinuclear metal center hexameric protein — protein MPRLSEVIAALENLWPAERAESWDAVGTVVGDPGQEVTRVLFAVDPVQEIVDEAVELGADLLVTHHPLYLRGTTTVAASHFKGRVVHTLIKNDIALHVAHTNADTADPGVSDALAGALDVRVVRPLVPDPTDPNGRRGLGRVCELDHPLTLRELAARAAGRLPATAQGIRVAGDPDTVVRTLAVSGGSGDSLFDQVRAAGVDAFLTADLRHHPASEAVAQTPLALLDAAHWATEWPWCEQAAGQLDEISDRHGWDLRVHVSTTVTDPWTAHAASSVTTS, from the coding sequence GTGCCCCGTCTGTCTGAAGTCATCGCCGCGCTGGAGAACCTGTGGCCCGCCGAGCGGGCCGAGTCCTGGGACGCGGTCGGCACGGTCGTGGGCGATCCCGGCCAGGAGGTCACCCGGGTCCTGTTCGCCGTCGACCCCGTCCAGGAGATCGTCGACGAGGCCGTCGAACTCGGCGCCGACCTGCTGGTCACCCACCACCCGCTCTATCTGCGCGGCACGACCACGGTCGCGGCCTCGCACTTCAAGGGCCGGGTCGTGCACACGCTGATCAAGAACGACATCGCGCTGCACGTCGCCCACACCAACGCCGACACCGCCGACCCGGGTGTCTCCGACGCCCTCGCCGGCGCGCTCGACGTCCGTGTCGTACGCCCCCTCGTGCCGGACCCCACCGACCCGAACGGGCGCCGGGGCCTCGGCCGGGTGTGCGAACTCGACCATCCGCTCACCCTGCGCGAACTGGCCGCGCGCGCCGCCGGGCGGCTGCCCGCCACCGCGCAGGGCATCCGGGTGGCGGGCGACCCCGACACCGTCGTGCGCACCCTCGCGGTCAGCGGCGGTTCCGGCGACAGCCTCTTCGACCAGGTGCGCGCGGCCGGCGTGGACGCCTTCCTCACCGCCGACCTGCGCCACCACCCGGCCTCCGAGGCCGTCGCGCAGACCCCGCTCGCGCTGCTGGACGCGGCGCACTGGGCCACCGAGTGGCCCTGGTGCGAGCAGGCCGCCGGCCAGCTCGACGAGATCTCCGACCGCCACGGCTGGGACCTGCGGGTCCATGTCTCCACGACGGTCACCGACCCCTGGACCGCCCACGCGGCGTCCTCCGTCACCACTAGCTAA
- a CDS encoding zinc ribbon domain-containing protein, translated as MNAAPADQIRLLDVQALDVRLQQLAHKRRSLPEHAEIETLNKDLTQLRDLLVAAQTEESDTAREQTKAEQDVDQVRQRATRDQQRLDSGAVSSPKDLANLQHEIVSLAKRQGDLEDVVLEVMERRESAQERVNELTERVASVQSKIDDATGRRDAAFEEIDREAASVTKEREVVAGSVPADLLKLYDKLREQQGGIGAAKLYARTCQGCRQELAITELNEVRSAAPDTVVRCENCRRILVRTAESGL; from the coding sequence CTGAACGCCGCGCCCGCCGACCAGATCCGACTCCTCGACGTCCAGGCCCTCGACGTCCGCCTCCAGCAGCTCGCGCACAAGCGCAGGTCGCTGCCCGAGCACGCCGAGATCGAGACGCTGAACAAGGACCTCACCCAGCTGCGCGACCTGCTCGTGGCCGCGCAGACCGAGGAGAGCGACACCGCCCGCGAGCAGACCAAGGCCGAGCAGGACGTCGACCAGGTCCGCCAGCGCGCCACCCGCGACCAGCAGCGTCTCGACTCGGGCGCGGTCAGCTCGCCGAAGGACCTGGCCAACCTCCAGCACGAGATCGTCTCGCTCGCCAAGCGGCAGGGCGACCTGGAGGACGTCGTCCTGGAGGTCATGGAGCGCCGCGAGTCCGCCCAGGAGCGGGTGAACGAGCTGACCGAGCGGGTCGCCTCCGTCCAGTCGAAGATCGACGACGCGACCGGCCGCCGGGACGCCGCGTTCGAGGAGATCGACCGCGAGGCCGCGTCCGTCACCAAGGAGCGCGAGGTCGTCGCGGGCTCCGTCCCGGCGGACCTGCTCAAGCTGTACGACAAGCTGCGCGAGCAGCAGGGCGGCATCGGCGCGGCCAAGCTGTACGCCCGCACCTGCCAGGGCTGCCGCCAGGAGCTGGCCATCACCGAGCTGAACGAGGTCCGCTCGGCCGCCCCCGACACCGTGGTGCGCTGCGAGAACTGCCGCCGGATCCTGGTGCGTACGGCCGAGTCCGGGCTGTAA
- a CDS encoding bifunctional RNase H/acid phosphatase — protein sequence MREFIVEADGGSRGNPGPAGYGAVVCDAATGQTLLEAAEYIGVATNNVAEYRGLLAGLHAAHTLDPAATVHVRMDSKLVIEQMSGRWKIKHPSMKPLATEARGVFPADRVTYEWIPRAENKHADRLANEAMDAGARGERWSPGESTAELEAGAAGAAGAAGAGDAGAAASATPAASAAPAASAVAAGSSVAGAMGVPPLARSRERGRAGAAAPHTEQRPEPPGQQHPDGSGRQQPTTRGWSAAPDLGTPTTLVLLRHGETPLTPQKRFSGSGGTNPPLSVAGRDQAHRVADALARRGTVQTILASPLTRTRETAEIVAARLNLDVVLEDGLRETDFGAWEGLTFGEVRDRHPDDLNAWLADPAARPTGGGESFAEVAARIAVTKDELVTAHAGRTVLLVTHVTPIKTLVRLALGAPPESLFRMELSAASLSAVAYYADGNASVRLFNDTSHLR from the coding sequence GTGCGGGAGTTCATCGTCGAGGCGGACGGCGGTTCCCGGGGCAACCCGGGGCCCGCGGGCTACGGCGCGGTGGTCTGCGACGCGGCGACGGGCCAGACGCTGCTGGAGGCGGCCGAGTACATCGGCGTCGCCACGAACAACGTCGCCGAGTACCGGGGTCTGCTGGCCGGCCTGCACGCCGCCCACACCCTGGACCCCGCCGCCACCGTCCACGTCCGCATGGACTCCAAGCTGGTCATCGAGCAGATGTCCGGCCGCTGGAAGATCAAACACCCCTCGATGAAGCCGCTGGCGACGGAGGCCCGAGGGGTGTTCCCGGCCGACCGGGTGACCTACGAGTGGATCCCCCGCGCCGAGAACAAGCACGCCGACCGCCTGGCGAACGAGGCGATGGACGCGGGGGCGCGGGGGGAGCGGTGGAGCCCGGGGGAGTCGACGGCGGAGCTGGAGGCGGGTGCCGCGGGTGCCGCGGGTGCCGCGGGCGCCGGGGATGCCGGTGCAGCCGCGTCTGCCACGCCCGCCGCGTCTGCCGCGCCCGCCGCGTCTGCCGTGGCTGCGGGCAGCAGTGTCGCTGGGGCGATGGGGGTCCCCCCGCTCGCGCGAAGCCGAGAGCGGGGGCGGGCGGGCGCAGCGGCACCTCACACCGAGCAGCGCCCTGAACCCCCGGGCCAACAGCACCCCGACGGCTCAGGCAGGCAGCAGCCCACCACCCGTGGATGGTCAGCCGCCCCCGACCTGGGCACCCCCACCACCCTCGTCCTCCTCCGCCACGGGGAAACCCCCCTGACCCCCCAGAAACGCTTCTCGGGCAGCGGCGGCACCAACCCGCCCCTCTCCGTCGCCGGCCGCGACCAGGCCCACCGCGTCGCCGACGCCCTGGCGAGACGCGGCACCGTCCAGACCATCCTCGCCTCCCCCCTCACCCGCACCCGCGAGACCGCCGAGATCGTCGCCGCCCGCCTGAACCTGGACGTCGTCCTCGAAGACGGCCTGCGCGAAACGGACTTCGGCGCCTGGGAGGGCCTGACCTTCGGCGAGGTCCGCGACCGCCACCCGGACGACCTGAACGCCTGGCTCGCCGACCCCGCCGCCCGCCCCACCGGCGGCGGCGAGAGCTTCGCCGAGGTCGCCGCCCGCATCGCCGTCACCAAGGACGAACTGGTCACCGCCCACGCGGGCCGCACCGTCCTGCTCGTCACCCATGTGACCCCGATCAAGACGCTCGTCCGCCTCGCCCTCGGCGCCCCGCCCGAGTCCCTGTTCCGCATGGAACTCTCGGCCGCCTCCCTCTCCGCGGTGGCGTACTACGCCGACGGCAACGCGAGCGTCCGCCTCTTCAACGACACCTCACACCTGCGCTGA
- the eda gene encoding bifunctional 4-hydroxy-2-oxoglutarate aldolase/2-dehydro-3-deoxy-phosphogluconate aldolase, with amino-acid sequence MISPEPRPLPPSLSPSSPSSPVGSVLDLAAVVPVVVLADACAAVPLARALVGGGLPVVEVTLRTPAALEAIRAIAEQVPEAVVGAGTVITPGQVAAAVGAGARFLVSPGWTEGLLAAMRGCGVPFLPGVSTASEVVALLERGVREMKFFPAQAAGGTAYLRSLAGPLPQARFCPTGGIGPGNAAEYLALPNVACVGGSWMVPADAVAAGDWARIEALARAAAGLRPASAQV; translated from the coding sequence ATGATCTCGCCCGAGCCCAGGCCGTTGCCGCCGTCGCTGTCGCCGTCGTCGCCGTCGTCGCCGGTCGGGTCTGTGCTCGATCTTGCGGCTGTCGTGCCGGTGGTCGTGCTCGCGGATGCCTGCGCCGCCGTGCCGCTGGCGCGGGCGCTCGTGGGTGGGGGGTTGCCGGTGGTCGAGGTGACGCTTCGTACGCCTGCCGCGTTGGAGGCGATCCGGGCGATCGCCGAGCAGGTGCCCGAGGCCGTCGTCGGGGCGGGGACGGTGATCACGCCGGGGCAGGTGGCGGCGGCCGTCGGGGCCGGGGCGCGGTTCCTGGTCAGTCCCGGGTGGACGGAGGGGCTGCTGGCGGCGATGCGGGGGTGCGGGGTGCCGTTTTTGCCGGGGGTGTCGACCGCTTCGGAGGTCGTGGCGCTGCTGGAGCGCGGGGTGCGGGAGATGAAGTTCTTCCCGGCGCAGGCGGCGGGAGGTACGGCGTATCTGCGGTCGCTGGCCGGGCCGTTGCCGCAGGCGCGGTTCTGTCCGACCGGCGGGATCGGGCCCGGGAACGCGGCGGAGTATCTGGCCCTGCCCAACGTCGCCTGCGTGGGCGGGAGTTGGATGGTGCCGGCGGACGCGGTGGCGGCCGGGGACTGGGCGCGGATCGAGGCGCTCGCGCGGGCGGCGGCGGGGCTGCGCCCGGCGTCAGCGCAGGTGTGA
- the yaaA gene encoding peroxide stress protein YaaA gives MLVLLPPSEGKADSGKGDPLRLESLSLPGLTGAREAVLGELVELCAGDEEKAREVLGLSEGLRGEVAKNAALRTAGARPAGEIYTGVLYDALDLASLDAAAKRRATRSLLVFSGLWGAVRVTDRIPSYRCSMGIRLPGLGALAGHWRAPMAEVLPEAAGNGLVLDLRSAAYAAAWKPKGEVAGRTATVRVLHAPTRKVVSHFNKATKGRIVRSLLSNGSAPRDPAELVDALRELGYEVEAQAPERAGKAWGLDVLVEEVH, from the coding sequence TTGCTGGTCCTGCTGCCGCCCTCGGAAGGTAAGGCCGACTCGGGCAAGGGTGACCCGCTGCGGCTGGAGTCGCTGTCCCTGCCGGGACTGACCGGCGCGCGCGAGGCCGTGCTCGGGGAACTGGTCGAGCTGTGCGCGGGCGACGAGGAGAAGGCGCGCGAGGTGCTGGGGCTCAGCGAGGGGCTGCGCGGCGAGGTCGCCAAGAACGCGGCCCTGCGCACGGCCGGCGCGCGCCCCGCCGGGGAGATCTACACCGGTGTCCTGTACGACGCCCTGGACCTGGCCTCCCTGGACGCGGCGGCGAAGCGGCGGGCGACGCGCTCACTGCTGGTCTTCTCCGGGCTGTGGGGCGCGGTGCGGGTGACCGACCGCATCCCCTCCTACCGCTGCTCGATGGGGATCAGGCTGCCGGGGCTCGGCGCGCTGGCCGGGCACTGGCGGGCCCCGATGGCCGAGGTGCTGCCGGAGGCGGCCGGGAACGGGCTGGTGCTGGATCTGCGCTCGGCGGCGTACGCGGCGGCGTGGAAGCCGAAGGGCGAGGTCGCGGGCCGGACGGCGACGGTACGGGTGCTGCACGCGCCGACCCGCAAGGTCGTCAGCCACTTCAACAAGGCGACGAAGGGCCGGATCGTACGCTCCCTGCTCTCGAACGGCTCCGCACCCCGCGACCCCGCCGAACTGGTCGACGCCCTGCGGGAATTGGGGTACGAGGTGGAGGCGCAGGCCCCGGAACGGGCGGGGAAGGCGTGGGGGCTGGATGTGTTGGTGGAGGAGGTCCACTAG